One window of the Magnolia sinica isolate HGM2019 chromosome 19, MsV1, whole genome shotgun sequence genome contains the following:
- the LOC131234837 gene encoding SKP1-interacting partner 15: MDPDPDSDSDSDPSQEPGQSPIHLLPMDAIHHVFSNLPLRHIIICRSVCKLFKTALSSPPFLETLPPFNLLALRRPISTLHVFDPTLNQWFRFPLDFLPFPSAAPVASSLGLLYLWSHSNSKSSLVLCNPLTRQFRVLPQLGSAWSRHGTVLVSAAGHVLLLSELAALYFSADAGCWRNFSSNLPAKPRSPVVVAGSVFALCDVGSPWRSQWTLFSCRFSEFSRWDRLERHEWGDIFDILKRPRLVSGAGNKVFMVGGLKSSFALNSPCSTILILRLDLDSLEWDEAGRMPTEMFGLFQESTKFKVFGGGGRVWFSGKRVVGRFAMWDYSEAVGRNGIWRWVEGVPGNGDGGLCRGFVFDARLTAVP; this comes from the coding sequence ATGGACCCGGAcccggactcggactcggactcggacccGTCGCAAGAACCCGGCCAGAGCCCGATCCATCTCCTTCCCATGGATGCCATCCATCACGTCTTCTCCAATCTCCCTCTTCGCCACATCATCATCTGCAGATCTGTCTGCAAGCTCTTCAAAACCGCTCTCTCTTCCCCTCCTTTCCTCGAAACCCTACCCCCTTTCAATCTCCTTGCCCTTCGTCGCCCAATCTCCACCCTCCACGTGTTCGACCCCACCCTCAACCAATGGTTCCGATTCCCCCTCGATTTCCTCCCTTTCCCATCCGCCGCCCCCGTCGCTTCCTCCCTCGGCCTTCTCTACCTCTGGTCTCACTCCAATTCCAAATCCTCGCTCGTCCTCTGCAATCCGCTCACCCGCCAGTTCCGCGTCCTTCCTCAGCTCGGCTCTGCGTGGTCCCGCCACGGCACTGTCCTCGTCAGCGCTGCGGGCCACGTCCTCCTCCTCAGCGAGCTTGCCGCACTCTATTTCTCGGCCGATGCCGGCTGCTGGCGCAATTTCTCCTCCAACCTCCCTGCCAAGCCCCGCAGCCCGGTCGTCGTTGCTGGCTCAGTGTTCGCGCTGTGTGACGTCGGGTCCCCCTGGCGGTCCCAGTGGACGCTTTTCTCATGTAGGTTCTCTGAGTTCAGCCGCTGGGACCGGCTCGAGAGGCACGAGTGGGGTGACATCTTCGATATCTTGAAGCGCCCCCGGCTCGTTAGTGGGGCTGGGAATAAGGTCTTTATGGTGGGGGGGCTCAAGTCGTCGTTTGCGCTCAACTCACCATGCTCCACGATCTTGATCCTGAGGCTCGACCTCGATTCACTGGAGTGGGACGAGGCAGGCCGGATGCCCACAGAGATGTTCGGGCTCTTCCAGGAGTCGACCAAGTTCAAGGTTTTTGGGGGAGGTGGAAGGGTGTGGTTCTCGGGGAAGAGGGTTGTGGGGAGGTTCGCAATGTGGGATTATTCAGAGGCAGTGGGTAGGAATGGGATTTGGAGGTGGGTGGAGGGAGTCCCTGGGAATGGCGATGGTGGGTTATGCAGAGGGTTCGTGTTCGATGCAAGGCTCACGGCTGTTCCTTGA